Below is a genomic region from Ostrea edulis chromosome 10, xbOstEdul1.1, whole genome shotgun sequence.
TTTCAAATATCCTTAACAATTGTGGACTTTCAAACATTTGGCAAAATAACGCATGTAATCCAAACTGGCTAAAGTCACAAGTAAAACTTATTTTACTCGATCAATTCAAGCAAAAGTGAAATTCTGACATTAAAACGCTATCAAAAACTATAAACTTTAGAATGTACAAAgatgaattaaaattaaaaaaaaatatttggataTCCTACCGAGAAAAGATGCTATAACCTTTTGTAAATTTCGAACCTGTAATCATCACTTACCTTTTGAAAGTGGACGCTGGCGAAAcgattgaaataagaaaaacaatgtttatcacTGAAACAAATACGTCTCAAAAATATcatcacatttaaaaatataatgaattcaaacaagCAATCTTTTCTAAGAAAATCTAGTTcttttataagaaatattaataaattatgTTCCCCGACCCAATGACTACTTGAATCTAAAACTGCATATGTTGCCAATCTCCATACTCACGCATGCCTTAAAACATTTAGTGGTATATTTCTATCActtttatattatatacatgtactaaatctCCGCATACAATTGTGTAattgtgatgagaaataaattcagttcagtTCAGGTAAACATGGTGACTTGGAACCAATTTATTAAGTCACAGTTCAAGGTCCAAAacattaaatgtacattatCTCGAATTTTATCCGTCAATTAATGAGGCGCCGGTGGGAGACTTGTATTGCTtgtgcaatactctcagaatgcatGTTCTATAAGAAGTAGTTATTACAAATGTATTCATGAATATATTACTTACCAAATGAATACTTTCATTTGGTTCCTTATATAGattataattacatttttttttattttttttttttttttgcgaacAATGCTAGCAAGAATCTTGAAAAATacagtatgtctattttaacggctgggatttcagacagaaatgaaagtaaaatgtaaaaataaaaaaaataacaaattctGGCAGGAAATGTATCACGGTACAAAATGTCACAGCCAAAATGTCCCATACAAAATGTCACGGACAAAAAGACACGGAGAAAATGTCACCGACAAAAAGTCACAGACAAAATGTcacggacaaaatgtcacagacAAAACGTCacggacaaaaagtcacggacaaaatgtcacaggcaAAATGTCACGGACATAACGTCACGGACAAAAAATCacggacaaaaagtcacggacaaaatgtcacaggcaAAATGTCCCATACAAAATGTCACGGACAAAAAGCCacggacaaaaagtcacggacaaaatgtcacagacAAAATGTCCCATACAAAATGTCACGGACAAAACGCCACGGAGAAAATGTCACAAACAAAATGTCACGGACAAAAAATCACGGACAAAACGTCacggacaaaaagtcacggaGAAAATGTCACGGATAAAAAGTcacggacaaaaagtcacagacAAAACGACCATGGTCaaaaagacaattttttttaatgaaagtaggACCAAATGTCACAGTACAAAGAGTCAAATGTAGTTTATGACAAAATaaggaaatattgatttttatatagatttgaagaaaaaaatctgtaaagtttaagaaaatctaTATGGAAAATGTTAtgttttctataaaaaaaattatttgataaatttcgattttttaattttgatgatcaTGATTTGATaattcaatctttattccttttatcatatcaattgtaaaatatgaattagatttttgagattttttatTGATATGGAATTAAGATAAACTTTGTGATCATTTGCTTTACAATACTACATTAATGATGATGACATGATGAAGGTTGGCTTCATTTCACTCCTGATTTTTGTCCAAACAAGTTGTAAGTGAATTAAGGGGTTTTTTCCATTATTTGATAATGAACTGAAAATGCTAAATGTGGCATCAACAAAGtgatttttgtgactttttgtcctgtgactttttatcctatctGATCAAAAGTTAgatcattgtgactttttgtctaGCTGACTtggtgactttttgtcctgtgactatGTATACGATTAAACTCTGGTTAACTCCAGCTCCTATATTAGAATTAAAAGCTGGATTACCGTTGCCCTGTGGTGCAAACCGTGTTGAAACAGTAGCAAACTTGTATCGttttctcaccagagggcgcgttacgcaagctgcTCGTAGCGcatggaactctgggtagagaatgaactTGCATGTCACCATAATTCTTACCTTACAGCCAGGAGAAAATAACAGTCGTTCACGTTCGAGTCATAGTTCATTACCGTATTATATTTTACTTAATCACCACGTCGTCTGCGTCTACTATTCTACTTGACAACAACGTCATAGATCTGCTATGGCCTCGTGTCGCCTGCTCTCAACAGATCCAACAGACGCTCATGCATGTAGCTAGCGTTTTCCCAATATatggcaccccccccccaagtaTTTCTAGACTTTACTTTGATAGGTTGAGGCCCCTGTTCCATTAAACCCATCGAACATCAGCGTGACAGCGAATCATGCTGGACTTCTTGAAAGGTGATATGCAACATTTATGGTTTATGGAAATTGAAGCAGCACGGATCGCAAgaataacattacatgtatagcaGACCACACCAGAGTGCGTGATCAGTTATCTACAATCAGCCATGTCGTCCTGACTGCCGCGACAGGTAACATGTGTCTACCATTGAAGACAAAAGCAGACGACACGCCTGATGTAATCATGCTGCAGCTCGCCTTTAAGGAAACTGGGGGACTTGCGTTAATAACACGAGCATTTACATGTACGGTCACTCACGAATACATTCATGGTGGCACAATGGGGAATAACTGTGGAACAATGAATGTGAAATCACCAGAAacttttattttacaagtttttataacgtttaacaacatacatgtatgtttacgaGTTGCCCGATTACGAGGAGCCGAGACCTTTAATTTGACATTATAGGAATCTTTCAGCGAATTTCTCATATCTTTCCTTCAGCAGATTCTTTCTCCGAGAATCTGTAAGCGCTATGGTGGTTGATATATAAAGCACCAGCAGGACCAACAACAGGAacaatatacactgtagattGCGAAATGTTTGGGACAGCTTGCCCTTTTGCTCAGGATTCAATAATGAACAAAGCACAACTACCACTATAAAACTATCCTAAATAATGTTAATAtcaacaagaaatgtttcagaaacaagtaccccctcccccctcttcCCGTGGTgcaaaaattgaaaagggttataaaCACATATCTTATTCAATTGATAGTAGAGTTAaaataattcaagatattgagcggacaatatcttccaatcTCCAGAGTGGATTGAAATTTGttcacgtgacctcaaaatcactaaGGAATCATCTACTATTTAAAAATGTACCAGTTTTGTTTCAATCAAACGAATTCTCAAATTATaaaggagacaatatattactatgtcccgtttgatccttgacctttgaccatgagaacctaaaataaataggggtcGTGTACTCCTTAAGATGTGCAAGtgcttgtttaacgtctctctcgagaatttttcactcttatgataccaagtttgatatatgtcaaggaaagggttctcaagatattgagaggGTAATATCtccctatgtccagagtggattgacctatgattatgtgacctcaaaatcagtagAGGTCATATaattcttaagatgtaccagtataccaattttgatgtctgtcatgcaaagggttcttaagatattgagtggacaatactttctttttttttattttaacaacatTTATCCAGGTATATAGTCAGGCTTTTACACAACCCTTACAACCCAACCTGACCAGGGGGTACAGAGTTTTAAGAATTCCAACTCTTTCGCTCACACATTCACACGGACAGACATTCATACTAAACAAAGGCTAGAAGTAAAGAAAGTAGAAAAAATTGACAATGTACTCTGGCTGAGTTCATAAATATCACAATATAGCATACTATAATAATTAACAATCAGATATATGATGTAATACCAAGGTtgttataaaacaaaatactactttaaacacactatttattgaatatacatttacCTCACTTTTTACAATACTTAGTATTGTTTTGCACccataaatgcaaaaaaatatacatgtaccccctctttttcaaaggagtgcataataaaaatatatttttgtcaaTGTCCTATTGAAATGTTTGCTCTATTGCGTATCTTAACTCAAGAACATTTATAGAAGGCCGAGATTACAGAAATTAAAATCGCTGAATATGTAATACAAACATTATACATAGAAGCTTCTAGGAGCGGTGGCGTTCATTTTCTTAGTTGGATGTGCCCTGCGAAAAATGTAAGAAAGTAATGTTCATATCATTCTGGGTAGATAACGCTTGGAAACGACGCCCCGTTAGTCCACTCAATGTCCAACTGCGCGAAAGCTTGTCACGTTCAACTGAAAGTTAACTTACATTTTACATTCTACTGAAAGTTAACTTACATCTAAGTTTTAACAAAAgttaatttacattttactgaAAGTTACTTTACATTTTACTGAAAGTTAACTTATATTTAACATTTTACTGAAAGTTAACTTATATTTAACATTTTACTTACGtttaaagctatatatatatcggTTTATGAGTCTTGATGGTAAGTTTTCTGACAGTTGAATTTAACTCGCTGTCTGGCGGTTTGTGCAAATGGGtccaaatgtttaaaaattcattctAGTCCAAGAGAAAATTCACAATTAGCGAGGCGTAAAACTTTCCAACATTTCTGTTTGAGTCTAGTTTatattacagaatgacagatggAATGTTATTCATGAACAACAAATAAATGCAGAAGGCTTGGAAAAATGACACCAAGACGTTTGTGAATGGTCTTGTGTCAAAACATATTATATTTCAACAACTGTTAAGCATTCTCTGTCCACTTTTATATTCTTTAAGCATATAAAAACGACATTCACCAGGTTTTAAATTTAGATTCgcatgtgtttttatttctttgtttagGACCCACTTGATGTCTTATTAATGCTCTGATGAATTTTATAGAATGTAACTCCCctagaatatgtacatgtagtcttaaatcatttaaaatattaaaagtattaAACTGtcttacaaaatattgattgtatattgttaaacgtccctttcgagaatttttctctcatatggagacgtcacaattgtCCATGAaggcagggaaggatctttgaCGTGCCACAACTGttgtgacacgaggcctcgatttttgtggtctcatccgaaggacgaAGAAATCCGAATAAATTCAGAAAGTACTGGGGTATATAGTGATAAGTCATCATGAGTTAATGGCAGGAAATCGCTATACATACATGATCTCTTTTTCGGGGccacacaattttttaaaaaaaaagataacagCGGATTGAGAAGCGTTCTCTGATTGATAACTTGTACGGCTAATATTCCTATCATCGTTGTACATATCTGTACAAAGTATCATGTTAcattttgatcccttattgaAGCCCCATCCTACACTCGGGGGCCTTGGATTGATTTAAATCTAtatcgagaatctttcactcatatagagggtgacgggctgcaaaatttaggcctttgtcCGGCGCTTCTGtatttgcagtctcatccgaaggaccgccccatttagtcgcctttgacgacaagcaaggggtaccgaggacctattataacccggatgAATTGAGTGGTTTTAATGACATGGACACAGCAAAATATCAATGGCAGTAAGCATTATCTTGCCTCGCTTgtagcggtctcatccgaaggaccgcccccatttagtcgcttcttacgacaggcaaggggtactcaggacctattctaacccagatcctgATGGGTCGTCATGATTTGAACTGTATTTTAACTTGAATCCGTACTTGATATGCACGTCTGTTTGATCTATTGAGAGCAGACGACATGAGACCTCGTCAGACCTATGACGTTGTTGTCTAGTAGAATAGTAGTAGTATAGTGATCCGTCAGCAGTCGTAAAAAATCGGAACAAACATATTCTTCTACATGCATTATTGATACAAAAATGTTGTGCGTTGAAGGTCGACTGGAACTTGCTGTCAAATCCATTAGTACTATTCCTCTACCGATTACGTTCTCCTAACTGTAAGGAATACCCTATCAAATTTCAATCGGCATAGTGGGAACTACTGTGGGTTTAATCGCTATAATTTCTCGCCAAAATTTGCATGCCGTCCGTCAGGATTGTACACGAGTGATGGCAGTTGAATAGCTTAATTCATTCACACTcaaaattttcaacatttcatgGTTTTCCATTTATAGAAAGAAAAGCGAAATACCACATGAAGATACATATGTGATCCGAACCGGGTCCATTTCTGAGTATGCATTTTGCGATACATGATGTTTAGGAATAATAAGCACTCgttttgaatgcattttacgATTAAATAATGACACGAACACAATATTGCTCGCTGCAtaaattaaggaggaataacacatccgTCATAATGGCTAACTTCCTTTTGAAACagtagctgggtagctcagttgATCGTAGGTTCGTGTCTTACAGCGGTTTTAAATTTCTAAAATTACTTAATCTTTTTAACTAAATTAGGTAAATTTGAagtctttcaatttcaaaatattattgtgcATATCCTCTTTTTCCTAaccatatcagatttctctggtgtgttattccacCTTAAAGCAATGACAACATCGAAACAAGCTGGCCTGTCCATGTCACTGTGCGGTCACGGAATCGACAACCATTCACCTCAGACCGCAATAGAAAAAACTGCATTTCGACCAATGTTTTCTTGAATGAAAACGGTgttgataacgaacagtgattttTCTCATAAATGCTATAGCGAATACAAAATCGAgaacagggcaaacacggacccctggacacactagaggtgtgatcaagtgcctaggaggattaagcatcccctgttgaccggtcacacccgccgttagccctcTATCTTATTGAGGTGCACAAgtaatctgtagttaaaatcagtatgtaaagaacggcttaacaatcggtatgaaacacgtcagacaacattcgaaCCAATGACAGGAGTATTTGcaaataataattatcattatgcactgttataacgaccatagaatttgcgaaatgctgactttaaatgagactgttgaaacccttgtaataTCAACTTAACCTGTCTCGGCTTAGAAATTggtcatatgcagaacatgctctcgcttATCGAATTAGTTGGGAgacattaacactatatgcagatgataatgtaatatcgttacataaatatgtgcagtacgtcacaagatggagatttttaaaatgttttgtaaaattatttgtatcgatcaatTTGTTTACCCCGGTATGTATTTTCGTGACTGAGTGGGGAAAGCATCAGAGTGGTGAACCACAGAtcccgagttcaaatccgcTAATCTTTTTGTGATGTAACCTTATCATTTCTTCTGTTCATTATTTCTCAATTTGAAAAAAGGCATGGCTCAGCCCCCGCCCCCACAAGTCAGGGTTAGATAGAAGGCGACGTTGACAAATGATAACCCGGGCttaagaccataaactgagaatatacTTTAGTCTAAATTCTAATTACTTGTATCTTAATATTTTGTCTAGCacagatgggttttttttaaaactgcaggtttataaaaagaattgtttaaaatgcaaacatatactgaaaattatatttgttgatgaaaatcatttcaaaagttgattggattttttttttaacttgagtCTATTCTCAGTTGATGGCGACATTgggaagaatattttttttaaaaattcgtttatttaatgaatatcataatattaatgagcgcatatctatttcattaaactataacaaCTTATTTGACAgcacatatttgtttcttttttgtaacttttttaaTAGCATGTACCTCTTTATAGCAacaataacaaatttcattgattattatcTACAATTCCACGGGTttgcttcattctatatttattcaaaagcttctacatgagaagaaaaaatctcttgctgtggccttcaactcgacatttagatgtatcgacgacgttttatctatcaacaatgatCATTTCCACGCATATGTCGATTCAACAAGAGATTCGGGtcgatgaaatccggaaacaggagggggaaattctataccagggcgGTTTTTCCGCCCAGGGGGAaactctatactgactttgtacacaGGGGGGAATTATATGCTGAGTCGCTTTTCCCTctagcgggggggggggggggggggaaggggggtctatcccgggcccgtttttccggggggcgaagtctatgctacaacactGGGTCATTTTTCCACGTTAATGTTTGAACCAGATGATTTTTCATTGGTTTGATTATTGTTCAGAGACAAAATCTTAAAACaagtaaaattttaattaaaatgagATGGTACAGACATATTTCCTAACTAAAGAAATCTAAAAAGCACTAATTCTCATTAACAAGATCCAACTAAAGTCTGAACATGGTCTTGAGTGCCTCCTCTTCGTAGATTAGTATGTTTTAAGATTGactttcatataatataaacaattgGGGTGGGGGTATCATTTTCTTTTGTAATTGTACTTCCATGTTAAATTCATAGTAACACGTGCTTTGCTGCACTGCAGCGGTCCTATGTACTAGTCACCATTAAGTACTGTCTCGTTAGTACTtgtttatacatatatcatagtACACTTACTTTAATATCTACGTCCAACTTACCAAAATCTGGCCATAATTCATCGGTGTTGACCACAATGACACCTGCCAACACATTAATATTAACCTCCTACATATTCTAGTACTTGCTCAGGTTTCAAATATGGCCGACATACAGTATGCAACAAATCCTTGATTTTAGTATATTgcttaatatttacatttttttaaaagaagaatTTACACGGTACACCTTTGTATTTTGATCTAGAATATAGATATAGGATTTATTGCCTCTGATgaatttaattaatataatcGCTTCCGGTCGCGGTTGCTTAGGCGTTAGGACGTTCGTAACTAAGAGACCGGCGCCGCGTCCAATTAGTGACGTCAACGAAGATAGTGACTGCTTCTTCGCTAAGCGTCCGGCATTAAAAGTAAAAGTCACGTGTctctcggatatgaccttaaacacGGAAATAAGACCTTGAAAacggaggccccgtgtcacaacagggtttgacacgataaagaaccctcactgctacggtcgTACGTGCCATGCTCAGGTTAAAATTTGCGGTACTTCACCTTTATTTTagacagctggtgacgtctctctGGAAAAACATCTCGAATGGGATGCATAATAAATATGCAAGCAATAATTACATCACTGGAAGGATGCAGGTGAAACCTTGCAATGTTCGATAATttccatcaatttgtttgtgtTTGATTATCAGTGCCCATTATTTGAAAATCGCAAATCATCTGatctaataaaatgtttattgtgtgtttgtacgtgtgtgtgtgttctcGTGGGTGCGACCATATTTGAGgtcaaattatttattaattgaAATTTCATTAAATCTAAGTTTGAGCAAACAATCAGCCTTGTAGGCATCATACAAGGAGATACCTTTTTAGGCCGACAATTTACTTTTGGTATCTACCTAATATCATTAGAGAAAAATGACATAATCCAATTTGCATTAAATCTAGGTTTGAAACAGAAAAGGGGGACATGAtcatttaaaaacaacataatattgttttataagCCATTGATGCCACCTGTAGTCATGAAATTGAGAAGATTTATCCGAGTGGAGATCACTATCTGACATTCATACTGTATCCACTGTGAAGTACTGAGCcgtcattaaattatttttatcccCTTGATTTGTTCTGGCCCATATTTATGATCTGTTGGCGTGTTGTGGCCGTCAATAGGTGATTAAGACTGATGGTCGATTTATAGTCTGTGGTTTTCTGGCGGGACTTCTGTAAGTCTCAATGTATTATACTCACTGATTCAGCCTGGACACGGCCGCAGAAAAAGGTAAGAAACTAAAATGGGAACCGGCAGCTGGGAATTTACATTTCACGGTGCACGTAAAATCGAAACCGGCAGCTGGGAATTTACATTTCACGGTGCACGTAAAATCGAAACCGTCAGCTGGGAATTTACATTTCACGGTGCATGTAAAATCGAAACTGTCAGCTGGGAATTTACATTTCACGGTGCATGTAAAATCGAAACCGGCAGCTGGGAATTTACTTTTCACGGTGCATGTAAAATCGAAACCGGCAGCCGGAATTTACTCTTCACGGTGCATGTAGAATCGAAACCGGcatctggaaatttacttttcACGGTGCATGTAATTTACAACTTCCGTGACGTTGTGAAGCAAAATGTTTGGTCGAACGTATTGGACTCCAAACTTTGCACAATCCtccaaaatcttttttttttttttacagttgtCAATACATGcttatttaatatttataaattttaattcaaagaaGCAACATATGAATATGTCTAGCTTTCGCCGTCAGAGTTGGCATTTAGTGTACTTGTTCGTCAGTATTGCAACAAGAAATCCAAAGCAATGATAACCtctattttataaagaaatgtcAATTTCATCGCAGATACACAAATTAATGAAGAATTAAGCAGAAAACTATGGTGTCATAGTTCTATGTTTTCAATCACTGTACCAAAAGAATTAATCATGATTACGATCAATTTACCTATAGCTGcagatcatttttaaaattttccattACAATAAATTTGCTCTCTTTTTTTCAGGTCCCCCGTCAACATGCTGACACGTGGGCTTGTTCTGCTGGTTTTAGTGTTAGCCGTAGCGGAGGCGGCTAAACAAGGTAATGTGGATTTTATCGGTGAGTGGAACTTCCGCGATTTACCGTCAATATCTAATCAAATACAAAACTTCATTTCCGGCAAAAGTACCACTCAGTTCTTGCAACCTGTGTCGGATAAATCGAAATCTCCGCTAATGACGAAACAACCTGGCGGTAAGCCATTTCCGGTAAATAGGCCTAAAATCCCAAGTCCTGCTCCGTCCTTCAGTATCCATGGATACAGCCAATATCTGAATTATCCCAAGGTACGAAAGCTACAGATTGTTCCGCGAATGAAGGCTAGAGAGAGAATATTCATACGCAGCAAATTAGAATCTGCACAGACTTCAAATGCACCCGGGCCACAAAATTTGGCAATGATTCAAGAACCGCTCAATCATCCCCAGCAACAATTCCTGCCACATCGACCACCCCCACACCCACAGTCCAGGTCGCAGACCGGGCCTCCTAATAAACAGGCACCTCCTACGTTCGCAAAACAAACATCACCGCCAACACAGCAAGCGTGGTCCCGTCTGACCCCTTCACCCCGCCATGTTGCATTCCCTGGAAATCAAGGTAAAATGTTCAATCAATTCAGTTGAAGcaactaaatatatataaaccaaaggttgcatgaaaaggtgaagataacgaacagtggtcaatctcataactcctataaaggtgaagataacgagcagtgattaatctcataacttacttactgatataccagaggtgggatcaggtgtcatGGAATAAACATTCTCTGTCTACTGGTAAattttgatcaagtaaacggagtaatccgtagtcaaaatcagtttttaTAGAATGGCATagcaattggtataaaacaatACATACTAGATTCCAATCTCACTGACAAAAAAAAGAGAACTTAAAAATGGAAATGTGGAAGGTTAAAACTATGTGTAACTGATGTTggaaaatgataatgataaacgaaagaaagaaaacgaataaatattcaatataaaGATTTATCTTTTTCAAGTCAAGCTAGAAAGATATCACTCGctggtataattcattgtagaTTCCTCAACCCGATTCTCTaacaaaatctggaaaaaattatGTTATGTTCATGTTCCTAATTTAGGATTAAATTAGATTATTAGATTGGACAGTATCACAGGAACGCAATGCTAAGATCAgtaatcattttaattcatatgtagATTCgttatatcccagtgaactcgaaataaaagacatcatagagtcgtccacttctgcttcatacttagatattttattgaaaatagatagtaacggcaaactaacaactccactttatgacaaacgggatgatttcaacttctccatcgtcaacttcccatatttatgtagcaatatttcattattacctgcatatggtgtttatatctctcaacttattcgatacgcaagagcttcttctgcgtatgatcagtttttaaattgaaacaggctactgacaaacaggttgatggtgcaggggttccaacagtctcgtttaaagtcagcattttgcaaattctatggtcgttataacgatctagtttgccaatacaacctatcattgagtcaaatgctgtcagacgtgtttcataccgattgttaggccgttcttggcacactgattttgactacgggtaaccccgtttacctaatcaagatatatggctcacggcgggtgtgaccggtcgacaggggatgcttattccttctaggcacctgatcccacctctggtatatcccggggtccgtgtttgccaatctctctattttgtattgcttataggagttatgagatttatcactgttatcttcccctttcattgatcactgttcgttatcttcacctttcatcaatataTTTCGATTTCTTCGTCTCTTAGGATTTGGGATTAAACACGCCTTAAAGTTAATTGATTGTACGATTGTAGTGGCATTAAAGACAATGTTAAACACTACGATCAGACATGAttctacaatatttcattattcctATCATAATCACAAAGAATGCATTTCAGTTTGAGCAATTTCTAGACTGAATTGAAACTATTGTTTTTATGATTAAAACTTTAGTGCAACACTGCAACGACGCTTGGTTGTTGACATTTTCAAATGTTGTACCATAagaatggggtttttttttcaaataagcAGATATATACTAAAATGCTTTTGTTTTCAGGTCAAGTGCAACAATCTCATCCTCAGAAACCCTTTCATCCTCCTAAACAGCAGCTTTACAGTCCATCGACACTCCCACAGCAACAACACTTCTATCCTCAGCAATTTCATACAGCACCTCAGTCTCAGTTCCTCCAATCTACATCACAATTTCAGTCTCCTCAACCGTCATATCACAATATTCCCATGCTACAAAACCAACAATCTCCAACGCAAAAACCCAAACAACAGCAACGAAAAAATACACCACCCACGCAAGCTGTGCATGAGCAGAGATCTACCAAACCATCTCCTCGGGCTCCGCCAAGACAGCCCGCTCATCAACCTCAGTATGCTGTACCACAACAGCAGCTGCTACAGTCGCATCCACAGAATGCAATGTTGCAGCAATACGCCCCACCCATGTTTTACCCTCAACTCAACCATCCACCAATGTATCAACCTCCTCGTAAACCACACACGGCTAGACCAACAACTACCGCCACAACAACCACCACAACTGCACCGGAGAGGGAAGCAGAAACGGAAATCAAATCAAGAAGGAGGAAGCCAACCACGAAAGCGAAGCCCAAGTTTCAGCCAATGGCGCAAACTCCAGCACCACTGCAAACTCAGTATTTGCCTTTACCACAAGCTCTGGCACAGTTACAAACTCAGTATATGTCAATGTCT
It encodes:
- the LOC125665270 gene encoding adhesive plaque matrix protein-like, whose protein sequence is MAQPPPPQVRPGHGRRKRSPVNMLTRGLVLLVLVLAVAEAAKQGNVDFIGEWNFRDLPSISNQIQNFISGKSTTQFLQPVSDKSKSPLMTKQPGGKPFPVNRPKIPSPAPSFSIHGYSQYLNYPKVRKLQIVPRMKARERIFIRSKLESAQTSNAPGPQNLAMIQEPLNHPQQQFLPHRPPPHPQSRSQTGPPNKQAPPTFAKQTSPPTQQAWSRLTPSPRHVAFPGNQGQVQQSHPQKPFHPPKQQLYSPSTLPQQQHFYPQQFHTAPQSQFLQSTSQFQSPQPSYHNIPMLQNQQSPTQKPKQQQRKNTPPTQAVHEQRSTKPSPRAPPRQPAHQPQYAVPQQQLLQSHPQNAMLQQYAPPMFYPQLNHPPMYQPPRKPHTARPTTTATTTTTTAPEREAETEIKSRRRKPTTKAKPKFQPMAQTPAPLQTQYLPLPQALAQLQTQYMSMSQAQAQPPTQYIPLPQTSAKPQTQHIPVPHAPAQPQTQYRPIPQAQTQYLQIPHAPAQPQTQYLPLPQTSAKPQTQHISVPQAPLRPQTQYLPIPSAPAQPQTQYLPIPSAPAQHQQQYIPLPPPLVQQQGKFLPQSQPQQYLPIPQVHQPQMPVQPAAHPAHPQCNYWYIDRAVYKWFPCQLPRTGPPPTTQRPVTTPTTTTTTTTTTTTPAPTTAAPTKPAPTAPLVFNAPTLPVQYTSPQCDYWYIENGVYKWWACTTTLPPTTTQAPMGLFDFLFFGSPTQPPQPAIAHNPQFNMSPLWKRSPVKFDITYKEVEKAK